The proteins below come from a single Aegilops tauschii subsp. strangulata cultivar AL8/78 chromosome 6, Aet v6.0, whole genome shotgun sequence genomic window:
- the LOC109753139 gene encoding B-box zinc finger protein 22, whose product MLMKIGCDACGQAEATVLCCADEAALCRRCDAAVHSANKLAGRHHRVALLSSAPAGSSSPGAGDDGGTHPACDICQEKTGHFFCVEDRALLCRSCDVAIHTATPHASTHRRFLITGVRVGVDQDHIGDVSGATVGSPSNSSANGSNSMPTSENFAIANGQRSEEGAGLIGGGEDDIGQQQQWPWSDIFADDGVGMDQHQCYPGFSEPGSSSLTG is encoded by the exons ATGCTCATGAAGATCGGGTGCGACGCGTGCGGGCAGGCGGAGGCCACGGTGCTGTGTTGCGCCGACGAGGCCGCGCTGTGCCGCCGCTGCGACGCCGCCGTGCACTCCGCCAACAAGCTCGCCGGCAGGCACCACCGCGTCGCGCTCCTCTCCTCCGCGCCGGCCGGCTCGTCATCGCCCGGCGCCGGCGACGACGGTGGGACCCACCCCGCCTGCGACATCTGCCAG GAGAAAACGGGTCACTTCTTCTGTGTGGAGGACAGAGCCCTCCTGTGCCGAAGCTGCGACGTCGCCATCCACACCGCGACTCCCCATGCTTCCACCCACCGCCGATTCCTCATCACCGGCGTCCGCGTCGGTGTTGATCAGGACCATATTGGCGATGTCAGTGGCGCCACAGTCGGCAGCCCCAGCAACAGCAGCGCCAACGGAAGCAATAGCATGCCCACCTCCGAGAACTTCGCCATTGCCAACGGCCAGCGGtcggaggagggggcggggctgatcggaggaggagaagatgacatTGGCCAGCAGCAGCAATGGCCTTGGAGCGATATTTTTGCTGACGATGGCGTTGGCATGGATCAACACCAGTGCTACCCTGGCTTCTCTGAACCTGGTTCCTCCAGCCTCACTGGATGA